A window from Aliamphritea hakodatensis encodes these proteins:
- a CDS encoding substrate-binding periplasmic protein: protein MLKQTVIFLICLLCPVLVPAQENLRIGFNNVDSFPYFLGKGEALASPPGISVDLINYVSEQLELNIDYQRMPGQRVLQSLKRGDLDAAFIFSYKEARREFGVFPMKDGKVDTSRRMDTLSYVLYRPVNSKLNWNGSDFEHLNGSLAAKLNYSIVADIKKKGIEVVEGRSTSQLFSMLAARRVEGVVDQEAIADAYLQKQQTRKFEKAPLPLAEKHYYLIFSHRFAEKNPQLTESIWDLVAANRDRIYRARMPGYYGYLDARK from the coding sequence CTTAAACAGACAGTCATCTTTCTGATCTGCTTACTGTGTCCGGTACTTGTCCCGGCACAGGAAAACCTGCGAATCGGCTTTAATAATGTCGACTCCTTCCCCTATTTTCTGGGTAAAGGTGAGGCACTGGCTTCCCCTCCGGGTATATCTGTCGATCTGATAAATTATGTCTCCGAACAGCTTGAACTGAATATCGACTATCAGCGCATGCCCGGGCAACGTGTATTACAGAGCCTGAAAAGAGGCGACCTGGACGCCGCTTTTATCTTTTCCTACAAAGAAGCACGACGGGAATTCGGCGTATTCCCCATGAAGGATGGCAAGGTTGATACCAGCAGACGCATGGATACCCTTTCATACGTTCTCTATCGCCCTGTAAACAGCAAACTTAACTGGAACGGATCAGACTTTGAGCACCTGAATGGCAGCCTCGCAGCAAAGCTCAATTACTCAATCGTTGCGGATATCAAGAAAAAAGGTATCGAAGTGGTTGAAGGGCGAAGCACTTCACAGCTCTTTTCAATGCTGGCGGCCAGGCGGGTTGAGGGCGTCGTCGATCAGGAAGCCATCGCCGATGCATACCTCCAGAAGCAACAGACCAGAAAGTTCGAAAAAGCACCGCTTCCTCTGGCAGAAAAGCATTATTACTTAATCTTCAGTCACCGGTTCGCTGAGAAAAACCCTCAACTGACCGAATCAATCTGGGATCTGGTCGCCGCAAACAGGGACAGAATATACCGTGCCCGCATGCCGGGATATTACGGCTATCTGGACGCACGAAAGTAA
- a CDS encoding OapA family protein, with protein MGTVRHIAKFFPTTHLAAVAICTLVIGTTLVFLPESNAQQTQTLPVTINEDTASAVTGILEENDIAVTAAQTELQLALAETAAKPPAAGSATPATETDAPQPERMVVEAVPLEDEWQDFKVSNGDSLSGIFIKAGLTATDVYRVTNAVKESKALSRIYPGQTLSFLIKDDQLVQLRHVKSQLDTAVITKTKDSYILEEVTRKPETLQRFVTGTINNSLFLDAQQAGLSSRMIMELAAIFGWDIDFALDIRKGDSFSLVYEEKFLDGKMIGEGNILSAQFTNRGDMFTALRFTDSKGKSSYYTPDGKSMRKAFLRTPIDFARISSRFNLKRKHPVLKTTRPHRGTDYAARTGTPIKTSGDGKIIWRGKKGGYGNAVIVQHGGNITTLYAHMSKFKKGQKVGSRVKQGQVIGYVGSTGLSSGPHLHYEFRVNGVHKNSQTVKLPQANPVPKSERKLFDEVASDVIAKLETYKATQLASTAN; from the coding sequence TTGGGTACAGTTCGGCACATTGCTAAGTTTTTTCCTACGACACATCTGGCTGCTGTTGCCATTTGTACTCTGGTTATCGGCACCACTCTGGTCTTTCTGCCAGAAAGCAATGCTCAACAGACACAGACTCTGCCAGTTACCATCAACGAAGATACTGCCAGCGCGGTGACCGGCATTCTCGAAGAGAATGATATTGCCGTCACTGCTGCACAGACTGAGTTACAACTGGCCCTTGCCGAGACCGCAGCCAAGCCGCCCGCAGCAGGCTCAGCCACACCGGCAACAGAAACCGATGCGCCTCAGCCAGAACGCATGGTCGTGGAAGCCGTCCCCCTTGAAGACGAATGGCAGGACTTCAAGGTCAGCAACGGTGACAGCCTTTCCGGAATATTCATTAAAGCCGGCCTGACCGCCACGGATGTTTACCGTGTTACCAACGCAGTCAAAGAGAGCAAGGCGCTTTCACGAATTTACCCGGGCCAGACCCTGAGCTTTCTGATTAAAGATGATCAGCTTGTACAGTTACGCCATGTTAAAAGCCAGCTGGATACAGCGGTTATTACTAAGACCAAAGACAGCTATATTCTTGAAGAAGTAACCCGCAAGCCTGAAACCCTGCAACGCTTTGTTACCGGCACGATTAACAATTCACTGTTCCTGGATGCACAACAGGCCGGTTTATCTAGCCGCATGATCATGGAACTGGCCGCCATTTTCGGTTGGGATATCGACTTTGCGCTGGATATCCGCAAAGGTGATTCATTCAGCCTTGTATATGAAGAAAAGTTTCTCGACGGCAAAATGATCGGTGAAGGCAATATTCTTTCCGCCCAGTTCACTAACCGTGGCGATATGTTTACCGCATTACGCTTTACCGACAGTAAGGGCAAAAGCAGCTATTACACGCCGGACGGCAAGAGCATGCGCAAAGCCTTTTTACGTACGCCTATCGATTTTGCCCGCATCAGCTCCCGCTTTAACCTGAAGCGTAAGCACCCGGTCCTGAAAACTACCCGCCCACACAGAGGCACCGATTACGCAGCCCGTACCGGCACACCGATCAAAACATCCGGTGACGGCAAAATCATCTGGCGCGGTAAAAAAGGCGGTTACGGTAATGCGGTTATCGTTCAGCACGGCGGCAATATCACAACGCTGTATGCACACATGTCTAAATTCAAAAAAGGCCAGAAAGTGGGCAGCCGGGTTAAGCAGGGACAGGTTATTGGCTACGTAGGCTCAACCGGCCTGTCTTCCGGTCCGCACCTGCATTATGAGTTCCGCGTTAATGGCGTTCACAAAAACTCTCAGACGGTGAAGTTACCGCAGGCTAACCCGGTACCGAAATCTGAGCGTAAGCTGTTTGACGAAGTTGCTTCGGACGTAATTGCTAAACTTGAGACTTACAAAGCGACTCAGTTAGCCTCGACTGCCAACTAA
- a CDS encoding peptidylprolyl isomerase, whose amino-acid sequence MKASAIHILVKTKPEAEKILKLLDKGEDFAKLAKKHSICPSAKRGGDLGEFRKGKMVKAFDDVVFKKPVLKVHGPVKTKFGYHLIKTIYRD is encoded by the coding sequence ATGAAAGCATCCGCAATACATATCCTGGTAAAAACCAAACCCGAAGCAGAAAAAATCCTGAAACTACTCGATAAAGGCGAAGACTTTGCCAAACTGGCAAAAAAACACTCGATCTGCCCTTCAGCAAAACGCGGAGGTGATCTGGGCGAATTCAGAAAAGGCAAAATGGTAAAAGCCTTTGATGACGTGGTATTTAAAAAACCGGTTCTGAAAGTGCACGGACCGGTTAAAACGAAATTTGGCTACCACCTGATTAAAACCATCTACCGGGACTGA
- the tyrS gene encoding tyrosine--tRNA ligase — protein sequence MTEKTLLQDLNARGLIAQMTSEEELEKHLAEGSVTLYCGFDPTADSLHIGSLVPLLALKRFQQAGHKPLALVGGATGLIGDPSFKAQERKLNDDQTVGNWVEKLKAQVSQFIDFDAAENPAEVVNNLDWTKDMDILTFLRDVGKHFSVNQMIAKESVKQRIDREGEGISFTEFTYMILQSYDFQQLNKSHDCTLQIGGSDQWGNITGGTELTRRMNGNKAYGLTLPLITKSDGTKFGKTESGTIWLSANKTSPYAFYQFWLQTADADVYRFLKYFTFLSIEDIERIEAEDAAAQGRPQAQGILAEEVTRLVHGEAGLTAAKRITGALFSGDLSDLSADDLSQLAQDGMPSSSFEEMMAADSAVFEQPLTQLLSQADMGNGKQIKDALQRNAVLVNGESLGMDANMNAAGIFSQANAMHGKFFMVKVGKKKHHLFYY from the coding sequence ATGACAGAAAAAACGTTGTTACAGGACCTGAATGCGCGTGGCTTAATCGCGCAGATGACCAGCGAAGAAGAGCTGGAAAAACACCTGGCAGAAGGTTCTGTTACGCTTTATTGTGGCTTTGATCCGACCGCAGACAGCCTGCATATCGGCAGCCTGGTACCGTTATTAGCGCTGAAGCGTTTTCAGCAGGCAGGTCATAAACCGTTAGCGCTGGTAGGCGGAGCGACCGGTCTTATCGGTGATCCGAGCTTTAAAGCTCAGGAGCGTAAACTTAATGATGACCAGACCGTCGGTAACTGGGTTGAAAAACTGAAGGCTCAGGTCAGTCAGTTTATTGATTTTGATGCTGCAGAAAACCCGGCAGAAGTTGTCAATAACCTGGACTGGACCAAAGATATGGACATCCTGACATTCCTGCGGGATGTCGGTAAGCATTTCTCCGTAAACCAGATGATTGCCAAAGAATCAGTTAAGCAGCGGATTGACCGTGAAGGTGAAGGTATCTCCTTTACTGAATTCACCTACATGATTCTGCAATCTTATGACTTCCAGCAGTTAAATAAGTCGCATGACTGTACGCTGCAGATTGGCGGTTCAGACCAGTGGGGTAATATCACCGGGGGTACTGAACTGACACGCCGGATGAACGGTAATAAAGCATACGGTCTGACCCTGCCGCTGATCACCAAGTCTGACGGAACCAAGTTCGGTAAAACTGAAAGTGGCACGATCTGGTTATCGGCCAACAAAACATCGCCGTATGCTTTCTACCAGTTCTGGCTGCAAACTGCTGATGCAGATGTGTACCGCTTCCTGAAATACTTCACTTTCCTCTCTATTGAAGACATTGAGCGTATCGAAGCGGAAGACGCTGCGGCTCAGGGGCGTCCTCAGGCGCAGGGCATTCTGGCGGAAGAAGTTACCCGTCTGGTACACGGCGAAGCCGGTTTAACAGCTGCCAAGCGTATTACCGGTGCGCTGTTCAGTGGTGACCTGTCTGACCTGAGTGCTGATGATTTAAGTCAGTTGGCGCAGGACGGGATGCCATCCAGTTCATTTGAAGAAATGATGGCTGCGGACAGTGCTGTATTTGAGCAGCCGCTGACTCAGTTATTATCGCAGGCTGATATGGGGAACGGTAAGCAAATTAAAGATGCTCTGCAGCGTAATGCTGTACTGGTAAATGGTGAAAGCCTGGGAATGGATGCGAATATGAATGCAGCAGGCATTTTCAGTCAGGCCAATGCGATGCACGGTAAGTTCTTCATGGTGAAGGTAGGTAAGAAGAAGCATCACCTGTTTTACTACTGA
- a CDS encoding GNAT family N-acetyltransferase, with translation MQVKIMNASELVVDHEIVLVSLHESDAQVLWDLIRDNRSYLGRYLAWVEDVNDVSSTTVFIRQRVAVPGLLSAWYKVYVSGQLCGIFGAKSIIHGRAELGCFIAENSQGKGIINRCITYFSDVLVRDFGVREAEWRCLPENLSSIRVAERFGASLHATEMCEIAGSNQVQALSVYRKMLV, from the coding sequence ATGCAGGTAAAGATTATGAATGCTTCTGAACTGGTTGTTGATCATGAGATCGTGCTGGTTTCATTGCATGAAAGTGATGCGCAAGTACTGTGGGATCTGATACGGGATAATCGTTCGTATCTGGGCAGGTATTTAGCCTGGGTAGAAGATGTTAACGATGTATCTTCGACTACGGTGTTTATTCGCCAGCGTGTGGCAGTGCCGGGGTTGTTGTCTGCCTGGTATAAAGTGTATGTCTCGGGGCAGTTGTGCGGTATTTTCGGGGCTAAGTCTATCATTCATGGCAGAGCCGAGTTGGGGTGTTTTATCGCGGAGAATAGCCAGGGGAAAGGCATTATTAACCGTTGTATCACGTATTTTTCGGATGTTCTGGTACGGGATTTTGGCGTCAGGGAAGCGGAGTGGCGGTGTCTTCCGGAAAATCTTTCGAGTATCCGTGTTGCAGAGCGTTTCGGGGCTAGCCTGCATGCAACAGAAATGTGTGAAATTGCCGGTAGCAATCAGGTACAGGCATTAAGTGTTTATCGTAAGATGCTTGTTTAG